The Apium graveolens cultivar Ventura chromosome 10, ASM990537v1, whole genome shotgun sequence nucleotide sequence attttttaatatttgatACGGTTTGTTTCGTTTTTGTAGAGAGGAATCCTCTCACATCATttgtaatatttttaaattaataaaatttatataaggTGTCGTCCTCTTTTAAcccaaaaaattaaaataataaaattattattttaccaaataaaaaaattcaagtaattatgaaatatattatttaacAGAAAAATTAAAAACACAAAATCGAATTATTTACTATGTAAATAGAAgccaataattatttttaatccatTAGACTAGTAGGTGGCTAAAAGGTGTCTACCCTCTATCTGTTAATACTTGTAAATTACTAATATATTGCAAATTTACAACAGACAGCTAACAGTAGACAACTAACAGTGTTACACAACTAACAGTGTTACAGTGGTGTGACACGACTCGAAGAAAAGAAGGTTGGTTCTCTTTTAACCCGCACGGCCCGAGCCCGCGGTTATTCGTTCGCGGTTATTAGTTCGGTCGGTCTCAAATTCTGTTTCTTCGACTCGAGCCCGGCCCGAGCCCGATTCACAGACTTACAGGCCAGTTCAGTGTTCTGTCTTCGAGTGTTGaacccgtgtgcggcccggccCGGCACGCACGGACCGCACAAGTGGCCACCTCTCATCACCTTTTTTTGCTAATTCAAACTCATGTAATTAGGGATTTGAAACAGTTTTAGTCGCAATTTTATGAACCTGAACCGGAGTTACTATGCtgacaattttataaaaaaaaatgcTAGACAAACAAAATTGGGCACACAAttttttacaaaatattaaattaaattggCTCAAATAAAATATCCACTTTCGCTAAAAAAATTATTGAGATATATACGTTGTGATTAAATCTACTCACTctgtttttttaatatttttcatttaatttttcTACGTGTAGTTTAAAATGGTTTGATTGTGTTGTTAAAATAATCATTTAAGTTTTTGTGGATTTTATTAtatgttatatatttttatttagaaagaaaaaaatttaaaaataattatgtaTACTATAAATCAAAACATGTTGAGTCAAGCTTTAGGACATTATTACATCTGAAAAGTCCAAAAATTCAACTGGTCGTCACAAATTGAATTCAAAATCTTACATGATCCAACAAGAGGTAGGCCCTTATGTTTTGTGGTGCATACAGCCATAAAGTAAAAACAAGTGAATTGGGGTAGAATATTAAAGGCCCATAACACGCTAACAATTACAAGAAAAGTGAGTTGCATCTCGGGTGTCGAAAATGAGACAAGTCGGAGGAACCGACGGAGGTAAGAGCAATTCCATCTCCAGAGTCGTCGTGTTTGTTGGTTATTATTTTATCTTCTCttataaatcatttttaaacGATTATAACATCATTGTTATCTCACatcattaaaaattttaaaagaCTATATATTCTAATTTGAAGGactatttttcaaaacaaaaataAGATAAAATTTTAAAGGAATACGGTCTAATCATACGCTTTATCCtttcaaacaaaatcataagATTATTTAATCCATATGACTATAATTTTAATGGAATTAGTTATGCTCGAATTATTATCCCAGATTATAATCCATGAAACAAATATGACTCAAGAGACTAGCTAAATAAACACttaaattcaaaatataaaaatttgaCATAGATATCAGGAGACTAGTTAGTTACTCCCTCCGTTCCTTTcgattgtttacattttttagaaattgtccgacacgcattttaaggtacATATATAGTATAATtctgtaaaaaaaattatacttttatttttctgaatagaaattaaaacatttaactttaatttaaaaaaagaaaattgataaaataagttacataactatactttttatgcaccttaaaatgaGTGTCAGACACTTTCttagaaatgtaaacaattggaagggactgagaGAGTATTACTTAAAAATTCTTCTACCTTAAAATTAGAAACTCTATCTTTATCATTTATTtgttttatatgaataaaatattcatgtcCCGCCATTTTTAATCTTGTTTTTCCTCTGATTCTGTCACTTTAATTTTCTCTTCCCGtctttaaatttaatattattatattaataataatgagcatatatgaataaatatataaataatattgtTGTAGTTGTCTTTCCTTGTAATGTCCTGAATGTAAAGTCACAAATTTCAAGGTCTCAACAAAATTCACAAATAACTATATTTTGAACCCTAACTATTTCAAACACATACATTGAATGTATGTACCAGTACCACTGCACCTAAATGTGTGTTGAGTATGGGTTGCATGGGGGTATGGGGTGCATCGGGCTCTGTATGTTTTTTCCTCTTCTTTTCCAACGGGGGTTTCGGGGCAAAGATAAAGAACTATGTCGAATTTGTACGCAACGCAATATAGGCTGTATAATTGCTGGCTAAGTTGGAGTTTTTCCTTGGTAATTAGGTTTAGTATCAAATATTCAAATGCATGTCTCTGCATGGTGTACGTGGTGTGTTTTCTTTTTTGACCCCAGAGGATTTGCAACATGTCACGTGGGTGCCTTGTACGGAAAAGTCTAAGCTTATGAGATATTATTCATTCCAGACAGGGCTGCACATGGGTCGGGTTGGCCAGATTAGAGGCGATTTTATAACCCGACTCAATAAAATTGGTTTGAAATTTTTTAACTCAGCCCATAAAATATAAGTTTGTAACCTAACCCTACCCGTCGTACATCGATTTGGGTTGGTTTGGGTCGGTTTGGATGGGTTGAATAATCCaataaaaaaattttgaaaactatttattatcgctcattttgaaaatttaaataaaaatgaaatgtgtataacttataattatattcttaatattaaaatttgattaacATCATAGTTTTAGTAATGTATATCATATCATAAATCACATGCATCCTCAAATAAATTAACTATACATCTGTAAACGAAAATGAATATGCAAACATAAATTCAACAAATAAAATTCTATCATATTACTTAAAAATCTTAATATGATATTGGAGATGGAAAAAAATACACAAACCATTTAAGATATTGTAGTAGTTACGTGAAAACATATGATATATatcaaatttaaaaaattaagatATTATAGTAGTTACGTGAAAATATATGAGAAAATGTATAAATACATATCaaacttaaaaaattatataaaattatggATGATATATTAATGAATCGGGTTGGGTTAGGTTAGGGTAAAAATATTTATAACCCGTACCCAACCCATTTATATCGGGTTGATCAAGAAACAACCCATCTATAATTCGGTTTACGTTGGGTCGGATTTTTCGGGTTAAAAAAGGGTTGGGTCGGATTGGGTTGGTCGGTTTGTTCAACCCATGTGCAGCCCTAATTCCAGATGTTGATGTATTTGTGTTCTTTTTTGTCTTTTCGAGCAAGTAAATTTTAAAGAATTTCGTGAAACCCAGAGTTAACTAACTATACATATATACCACTATGTTGATGTGTATCTGCGTCTTAAAACTTTAGGCGGCATGATTTGGTTTCGGACTTGAACTAACAACTAGTATAGCTAGTGTTACCATGTATACTGGTCTCCCCCTATACGAGACACACCGATCTCTTTTCTTTACTTCCTTGTTTTTTCTAAACTTAAGGTAAATACGCATCAATGGTGACAACTGACAAAAATATTGGCAAAAGTTGTTTATAACGCGTTTATTTTCTAGTAATAGAATAGGAAGATAGGAGGAGTCGGGGGAAGCAGTCAGTCTATTTGCGTTTTTAAATTCtattattttagaaaaattttgaaGAGTAAGAAATTGGATTGGACAATTCAAAGTAATACTTCCTGTCCTcatttattcatatttttttCTCATCATATAGACATATTTTAAGGTTACTATAATTATAGTTGAATAATTTCCgttttaaaattttttatataaaaatttaaatattatatttttatttagaagaaaaaaaattgtaaaaaaataaacaaatatattttataaaaaaattaggaTTGAATAATTAAATGGCACAACGGGAGTAAATATTTCATATCATAATCTGTTGATATTTGTTGGATTAACAAATCAATCTTATCTCATTCAACACCTACAGCCCAAGAATCTGACCAAAAAAAATCGAAATGGAACAAAATGGTACATCAATTCGGGAAACAATAAAATGTAATAGCTAGACCTTGTGCAATCATGTTACTATCTATAGTATTAACTGAAAACTTAAATTAAATTAGTCTCATATCCATCGAGATGTTACCTTGGATTATTTGGTTCCCACTTCTCTCATCTCAATAATTATGAAGAGGAGGAAATTCAGGATCACGAGTCCATGAGAACACGGTGAGCCCCGGCTAAATCCACATGCAATCGCACCCACCAGTCACATGCTATTCACAAATGGGTCCCACGCATCCCAGATTCGAATTTCAATATATCTTTTCTCGACATCACCTGCTCGCACTCACATGCGTTCTTCCCCACATTTTTCTCGCTTGATCCAACGATCATCATTGCCTCTTCCCAGAAAAAATCAAAGCCGTCCGTTTTAAGTTAAGGACCCTAGTGGCATACACTTTATTACTACTAAAACTATAGTCATTATTGTAATTATATAATTTGATATCAAAAACTGTTTTTTGGTATTAAAATAAAAGTTGTACTTAAATGCTAATTTCATAACTAATTTTAAATTTTCAGAAATCTTTTAACTctacttaatttaatattattttaatattttaagatgTACAAATATAACATTAGAGTTGAATATTTTTTTATTTGATGCTATAATATAGAAATAGAACCAAATATAACATTGGAATAGATTTGCTATAATCAGTTCAGTTTGGTCCCTCTCTTACCCCCTACCTCACTAACAGGGCTAGCTGCATTGGTCTCGCTTTGTCTCCCAACCTTCTACTTGTATCCACGCGCTCAATTTGATTTGTAAGTCACTTATTGCAAACTATTTATTTCAAACTCTTCATTTATATCCTGTACTTTAATATCCTGTTTAAAAATACATGCTTTGTGATGACAGAGTCATCAAATTACACGTGTCTCTTTCAATTTTCTTATTTTTCATAATAGTTTCAACCTAAATTTTgttaatttcttttcttttctaatttGCAAATTAGATACTAAATTCTTATTTAATGCTATCTAATATTTTATCGATAAACAACGTATAAAGCTTGACCACATAAGTTCATGCTTTGCTTCTTTGTAACCAACCTCTATCATTATTAATTTGATAAACTGTAGTTGTACCTAACTTCACTAAACAAAAACAAACGTACCTAACaaattaaaatcattttgaaaaagAGAGAGCGTGGAAGAAGGCGCGTGAGGCATAAGTATCCGTATCATAAAATCCATGCACAAGGAAATTTTTTCTAGCCCTAATTATTCTATATAACTTCAATCCATCGATCTATTCCTCCCCATATACAAATATTTTTCAAACTCTTCCTTTGCTTACACCATAATCTTAAACAAACAATTTGACCGGAAACTCGCCGGAACTTTCAAATCACAACCATTTTCTTACTTGAACAGTTGTTTGTAAGTTCATACTTTCAAATTTTAATGGAGATGGAAAAACAAGTGATATATGAgaatgatgatgatgatattCATCTTAATCTAAGATTAGGGTTACCGGGGTCCGATGAAACGAATGAAAAGAAAAGTGGGAGCAAAAGATCTCCATCAGAGGTGGTCAATAGTGAAGTAGCTGATAAGTGTGGCCAAGATTCATCATCTCCTCCTCCCAACAAGTGAGTATTTAAGTTCTCCGAAAAACTAATTCTCGTttaagttaattaattaatttcttGTTATCTGCGTTATACATGTATAAACTTCTGAGTTATTAACAATATTTTTTTTGATTGTTTTATAGGACACAAGTGGTAGGATGGCCGCCGGTACGATCTTACCGGAAAAATATTTTACAACAGCACAAAAAGGAGGCCGATGGAACTGGGATGTACATAAAAGTGAGTATGGACGGAGCTCCATTTCTTAGAAAAATTGATCTAAAGCTCTACAACAGTTACCCGCAACTCCTCGAGGCTTTACAAAACATGTTCAAGTGTACTATAGGTAATTAATCAACCAAGATAAACCATAATAAATATGTTTGTTTAACTTTGGGCAGTTGTTTAACTCCTGCTGTTTTGAAATTCTGATTTTCAATATAGGTGTTTATTCCGAAAGAGAAGGGTATAATGGATGTGAGCATGCACCAACATATGAAGATAAAGATGGAGATTGGATGTTGGCGGGAGATGTAGCATGGCAAATGTTTGTTACCTCTTGCAAAAGAATGAGAATCATGAAAGCTTCTCAAGCTAAAGGCTTAGCATTTTtataattctaacttttattttatttactcaaataTTATTAAGTAGAATTACGTAGTACATATGATTGTAAATTTTGTAACCTTGGATGGGTTTATATAAGTTCAGACTTTTTTCTTCTTTGATAGGAATATAAGTTGGGTCTTGAGATAATAGAAACATATAAATTTTCTGAGAATTTCTACATTTTCTTTATTCATAACTCGATGAAAGCTGCCTATGTATCTATctacatatattattatattaaaaactaaatatttaaaattttgttaTTCATCCTTGATCACTCAATCTAGAGCCGTCAGATCAAATTGATGAGAACtgttaaatataattttaaaatttattattaacATAATATAATTAAGATCAAATTTTACCAGCaacatattattaaaattataatttataatatataataataaaaacgACCATATTTCACGTCGGTTTATACTAATAGGTTTAAAATACAAAATCTCTATTGATTATATGTGTACAAAATTTGACTGTATAAACTTAGCTTTATACAAAATCTGTGCTCACGGCCCTACCTGCAGT carries:
- the LOC141688859 gene encoding auxin-induced protein 22E-like, which encodes MEMEKQVIYENDDDDIHLNLRLGLPGSDETNEKKSGSKRSPSEVVNSEVADKCGQDSSSPPPNKTQVVGWPPVRSYRKNILQQHKKEADGTGMYIKVSMDGAPFLRKIDLKLYNSYPQLLEALQNMFKCTIGVYSEREGYNGCEHAPTYEDKDGDWMLAGDVAWQMFVTSCKRMRIMKASQAKGLAFL